GCAACCGGTAGTGGCCACCGAGGCCGGCTACCTGCAATACCTCGACAAGCCGAGCCTGCTGGCCTGGACCATCCGCCACCGCACGGTGCTGCGCCTGGAAGCCCACATCGGCGACTTCGTGGGCACGGGCCAACGCTTGTTTAGCAGTCGGGGGCGGGCATGGAGCGCGCCGCCCCCGACCGCGCCGATTGGCCCGCCGACCTGCTGTGCTACGTGAGCCCAGGCTGCCACCGCAACCCTGAACAGGACGTGGCTTTCGGCTTGCAACAGCTGGTGGACATTGCCCTCAAGGCCCTCTCGCCGGCTGTGAACGACACCACCACCGCCATTATGGCCCTCGACTACCTGGGCGAGCTGGTGGGCCGCCTGGCCCGGCGCGAGTTTTCAGGGGTGCTGCGCGGCGATGGGCAGCACCTGCGGGTGTTGGTGCGGGTGTATTCGTTCGAGGCCTACGTGCAGCTGGCCTTCGACCTGGTGCGCGAAAATGTCCGGGGCAACCCGGCCGTGCTGCGCCGCCTGCTGCGGGCGTTGGCGCGGGCGGCCAGCCAGGTGCACGACCCTGCCCGCCTGCCCGTGCTGCGCGAGCAGGCTACGCTGCTGCTGGCCTGCGCCCAGGCCAGCCTCGGCACCGACTATGAGCGCCGGGAGGTG
This genomic stretch from Hymenobacter sp. PAMC 26628 harbors:
- a CDS encoding DUF2254 family protein, with protein sequence MERAAPDRADWPADLLCYVSPGCHRNPEQDVAFGLQQLVDIALKALSPAVNDTTTAIMALDYLGELVGRLARREFSGVLRGDGQHLRVLVRVYSFEAYVQLAFDLVRENVRGNPAVLRRLLRALARAASQVHDPARLPVLREQATLLLACAQASLGTDYERREVQCLYDELSAAWTG